One segment of Amycolatopsis alba DSM 44262 DNA contains the following:
- a CDS encoding LytR/AlgR family response regulator transcription factor: MRLTVSAHDDTRKLIVLAVDDEPKGLDELVHCLRNSPHVALVYPAIDASEALRLLSADDPRLADRKTRGLPIVDAVFADIDMPGLSGMEMSRVFAALRPSPALVFVTGHAEEAVNAFDLGALDYVLKPYQQDRLDRAITRVIDKLAANAAPQYGPEGGPGQIKNDDEVIPVELAGTTKLIPRSSVRWVEAQGDYARLFTNDGSHLVRIPLAQLEERWEKAGFVRIHRSFLVSLPLITELRMGQGGYQVVIGNEEKVLPVSRRHTRALKDRLVGANRST, from the coding sequence ATGCGTCTCACTGTGAGTGCTCACGATGACACCCGGAAGCTCATTGTCCTGGCGGTGGACGATGAGCCCAAAGGGCTAGACGAACTCGTCCACTGTCTCCGGAACAGCCCGCACGTCGCCTTGGTCTATCCGGCGATCGACGCTTCGGAGGCCCTGCGCCTGTTGTCCGCGGACGATCCGAGGCTGGCCGACCGCAAGACGCGGGGCCTGCCGATCGTGGACGCGGTGTTCGCCGACATCGACATGCCCGGCCTGTCCGGGATGGAGATGTCGCGCGTGTTCGCCGCGCTGCGCCCGTCACCGGCGCTGGTGTTCGTGACCGGCCACGCGGAAGAGGCGGTCAACGCCTTCGACCTCGGCGCGCTCGACTACGTGCTCAAGCCGTACCAGCAGGATCGGCTCGACCGCGCGATCACCCGCGTGATCGACAAACTCGCCGCCAACGCCGCGCCGCAGTACGGCCCGGAAGGCGGCCCAGGGCAGATCAAGAACGACGACGAGGTCATCCCCGTCGAGCTCGCCGGCACCACGAAGCTGATCCCGCGCTCTTCGGTCCGCTGGGTCGAGGCGCAGGGTGACTACGCCCGGTTGTTCACCAACGACGGCAGCCACCTGGTCCGGATTCCGCTCGCACAGCTCGAAGAACGCTGGGAGAAGGCGGGTTTCGTCCGGATCCACCGGTCGTTCCTGGTCTCGCTGCCGCTGATCACCGAGCTGCGCATGGGTCAGGGCGGCTACCAGGTCGTGATCGGCAACGAGGAGAAGGTGCTGCCGGTGAGCCGCCGCCACACGCGCGCGCTCAAGGACCGGCTCGTCGGCGCCAACCGGTCGACGTAG
- a CDS encoding Fpg/Nei family DNA glycosylase, giving the protein MPELPEVEALAHHLREHAVGKTVFRVDVSSLSVLKTATPPWTELHGREVTGVGRFGKHLDLVAGDLHLVVHLARAGWLRWSDALSPTPLKPGKGPISLRVHLDAAAGPGFDLTEAGTKKGLAVWIVRDPEKEVASIARLGPDALSLDRTGLEKLFAGRTERLKTALTDQSLLAGIGNAYSDEIMHMAKLSPYATTGKLSEGALDGLSEAIREVLTSAVTRSVGQSAARLKGEKRSGLRVHARTGLPCPVCGDTIREISFADKSFQYCPTCQTGGKPLADRRMSRLLK; this is encoded by the coding sequence ATGCCCGAGTTACCCGAGGTCGAAGCGCTCGCTCACCACCTGCGTGAACACGCGGTGGGCAAGACGGTCTTCCGTGTCGACGTGTCGTCCCTCAGTGTGCTGAAGACGGCGACACCGCCGTGGACCGAACTGCACGGTCGCGAGGTCACCGGGGTCGGCCGCTTCGGCAAGCATCTGGACCTCGTCGCCGGGGACCTCCATCTGGTCGTCCACCTGGCGAGGGCGGGCTGGCTGCGCTGGTCCGACGCGTTGTCGCCGACGCCGCTCAAACCCGGCAAGGGGCCGATCTCGCTGCGCGTCCACCTCGACGCGGCCGCCGGGCCGGGCTTCGACCTCACCGAAGCCGGTACGAAGAAGGGGCTGGCGGTCTGGATCGTGCGTGATCCGGAGAAGGAGGTCGCCAGTATCGCGCGGCTCGGGCCGGACGCGCTTTCGCTGGACCGGACGGGGCTCGAGAAGCTGTTCGCCGGGCGCACCGAGCGGTTGAAGACGGCGCTGACCGATCAGTCGCTGCTCGCCGGGATCGGCAACGCCTACTCCGACGAGATCATGCACATGGCGAAGCTTTCTCCTTACGCCACAACCGGAAAGTTGTCCGAAGGCGCGCTCGACGGGCTCTCGGAGGCCATCCGCGAGGTGCTGACCAGTGCGGTGACGCGTTCGGTCGGCCAGTCCGCGGCCCGGCTCAAGGGGGAGAAGCGGTCCGGGCTGCGGGTGCACGCGCGGACCGGGCTGCCGTGCCCGGTCTGCGGCGACACGATCCGTGAGATCTCGTTCGCGGACAAGTCCTTCCAGTACTGCCCGACCTGTCAGACCGGTGGGAAACCCCTGGCCGACCGGCGGATGTCGCGCCTGCTCAAGTGA
- a CDS encoding glycoside hydrolase family 16 protein — translation MSVTSPRRSRSRWKIALGSALGAALLVVPLAFPASAAVPPPPSGWTTVFTDDFTGAAGSLPSNENWIVDTGHAYPGGPGNWGTGEIQNYTADPANLAQDGSGNLRITPLRDGAGNWTSARIETQRANFKPPQGGALRIEGRIQMPNVTGAAALGYWPAFWALGSPYRGNYWNWPAVGEFDIMENVNGINSVWGVLHCGVNPGGPCGETTGLVGSRTCPGASCQSAFHTYTFEWDTSVSPTVFRWLVDGQQFHSVAQNQVDATTWANMTNHAGYFVLLNLAIGGAFPNNNSGTTTPGPGIVPGHPMLVDYVTVLTRGA, via the coding sequence ATGTCCGTTACTTCTCCCCGCCGGAGCCGGAGTCGCTGGAAGATCGCGCTCGGCTCGGCGCTCGGCGCGGCTTTGCTGGTGGTCCCCCTGGCCTTCCCGGCGTCCGCCGCCGTCCCGCCCCCGCCGTCCGGCTGGACCACCGTGTTCACCGACGACTTCACCGGCGCCGCGGGCTCGCTCCCGTCGAACGAGAACTGGATCGTCGACACCGGCCACGCGTACCCCGGCGGCCCCGGCAACTGGGGCACCGGCGAGATCCAGAACTACACGGCGGACCCAGCCAACCTCGCCCAGGACGGTTCCGGGAATCTGCGGATCACACCGCTGCGTGACGGCGCGGGCAACTGGACCTCGGCGCGGATCGAGACGCAGCGTGCGAATTTCAAACCGCCACAGGGTGGCGCGCTGCGGATCGAAGGCCGCATTCAGATGCCGAACGTCACCGGCGCCGCGGCGCTCGGCTACTGGCCCGCGTTCTGGGCGCTGGGCTCGCCGTATCGCGGCAACTACTGGAACTGGCCCGCCGTCGGCGAATTCGACATCATGGAGAACGTCAACGGGATCAACTCGGTCTGGGGCGTGCTGCACTGCGGCGTCAACCCCGGCGGCCCGTGCGGCGAGACCACCGGTCTCGTCGGCAGCCGGACCTGCCCCGGTGCGAGCTGCCAGAGCGCGTTCCACACCTACACCTTCGAATGGGACACGAGCGTCAGCCCCACCGTGTTCCGCTGGCTGGTGGACGGTCAGCAGTTCCATTCGGTCGCCCAGAACCAGGTCGACGCCACCACGTGGGCGAACATGACGAACCACGCCGGCTACTTCGTGCTGCTGAACCTCGCGATCGGTGGGGCATTCCCGAACAACAACTCCGGCACCACGACTCCGGGGCCGGGGATCGTGCCGGGGCACCCGATGCTCGTCGACTACGTCACCGTCCTGACGCGCGGCGCCTGA
- a CDS encoding histidine kinase produces MDAVSGLEIAQIIPWGVALLLAILVVVLLIKLRRPASIVENAVLQAVHRMSKATPDLREGLDEQVADKITSQLLEMLDCVAVGITDSEGTLLSWDGEANDHYVDLVDAIGNAIRKHRREVVAHDKMPCNHRGTCRMRTAVIVPLIVEGETEAALLVVGRTRGRLVQMADAVAQFVCTQFELARLDESKNQLQQAEIKALRAQISPHFVYNALNTISSLIRTDPEEARELLQDFADFTRYSFRTSGMFTSLAEELRNIDRYLTIENARFGGRLEVRMKIAPEVLSVVVPFLIIQPLVENAVKHGLASKPSGGCVTVIAEDYGAEALISVEDDGIGMEPAKLADLRSQHRTGAHVGLGNINQRMQQVFGRDYALMVETAPGAGMKVTLRVPKFMPGVRPNLPDFSADSAAVPPQGGPSESSGVSGSRSGVLPS; encoded by the coding sequence ATGGACGCCGTGTCCGGGCTCGAGATCGCGCAGATCATCCCTTGGGGTGTGGCGTTGCTGCTCGCGATCCTCGTCGTCGTCCTGCTGATCAAGCTGAGGCGGCCCGCGAGCATCGTGGAGAACGCGGTGCTGCAGGCCGTCCACCGCATGTCGAAGGCGACACCGGACCTCCGCGAGGGGCTGGACGAGCAGGTCGCCGACAAGATCACCAGCCAGCTGCTGGAGATGCTCGACTGTGTCGCCGTCGGCATCACCGACAGCGAAGGCACGCTGCTGTCCTGGGACGGCGAGGCCAACGACCACTACGTCGACCTCGTCGACGCCATCGGCAACGCGATCCGCAAGCATCGCCGCGAGGTCGTCGCGCACGACAAGATGCCGTGCAACCACCGCGGCACCTGCCGGATGCGGACAGCGGTGATCGTGCCGCTGATCGTCGAGGGCGAGACGGAGGCGGCGCTGCTGGTCGTCGGGCGCACGCGCGGGCGGCTGGTGCAGATGGCCGACGCGGTCGCGCAGTTCGTCTGCACCCAGTTCGAGCTCGCGCGCCTGGACGAATCGAAGAACCAGCTCCAGCAGGCGGAGATCAAGGCGCTGCGCGCGCAGATCTCGCCGCACTTCGTCTACAACGCGCTCAACACCATCTCGTCGCTGATCCGGACGGATCCGGAGGAAGCGCGAGAGCTGCTTCAGGACTTCGCGGACTTCACGCGCTACTCGTTCCGGACGTCGGGCATGTTCACCTCGCTCGCCGAAGAACTGCGCAACATCGACCGGTACCTGACCATCGAGAACGCCCGCTTCGGCGGACGGCTCGAAGTACGGATGAAGATCGCGCCCGAGGTGCTTTCGGTGGTCGTCCCGTTCCTGATCATCCAGCCGCTGGTGGAGAACGCGGTCAAACACGGCCTCGCGTCGAAGCCGTCGGGCGGCTGCGTCACGGTGATCGCCGAGGACTACGGCGCCGAGGCGCTGATCAGCGTCGAGGACGACGGCATCGGCATGGAGCCCGCCAAGCTCGCGGACCTCCGCAGCCAGCACCGTACGGGCGCGCACGTCGGCCTCGGCAACATCAACCAGCGGATGCAGCAGGTGTTCGGCCGCGACTACGCGCTCATGGTCGAGACAGCGCCCGGCGCCGGCATGAAGGTGACCCTGCGGGTGCCGAAGTTCATGCCCGGCGTCCGGCCGAACCTGCCGGACTTCTCCGCCGACAGCGCCGCCGTCCCACCCCAGGGTGGTCCGAGCGAGTCCAGCGGGGTGAGCGGTTCGCGCAGCGGCGTGCTGCCGTCCTGA
- a CDS encoding S49 family peptidase → MSVADKLTSRLPMIGDRGERKDVVAVVKLHGVITPTPSPLARGSINLAAVESALTRAFAHERLKAVALQINSPGGAPTQSGLVAERIRQLADEKDVPVLAFAEDVAASGGYWLACAADEIYAHRTSMVGSIGVISGGFGFTGLLERFGIERRLHTAGTNKSRLDPFSPEKPEDVEWLKKMHGQLHELFVDWVTERRGDRLSGSDDLFNGDVWLGARAVELGLIDGVGSLRQVVTERYPDAEIAIAEPKKPLLARLGIGAPAAASALLDAVQHKAAWSRFGL, encoded by the coding sequence ATGAGCGTTGCGGACAAGCTGACCTCCCGTCTCCCGATGATCGGCGACCGGGGTGAGCGCAAGGACGTCGTCGCCGTGGTCAAGCTGCACGGGGTGATCACGCCGACCCCGTCGCCGTTGGCAAGAGGGTCGATCAACCTCGCCGCCGTCGAATCGGCGCTGACCCGCGCGTTCGCGCACGAGCGGCTGAAGGCCGTCGCGCTGCAGATCAACTCGCCGGGCGGGGCGCCGACGCAGTCGGGCCTGGTCGCCGAGCGGATCCGCCAGCTCGCCGACGAGAAGGACGTGCCGGTCCTGGCCTTCGCCGAGGACGTCGCCGCGTCCGGCGGCTACTGGCTGGCCTGCGCCGCCGACGAGATCTACGCGCACCGGACGTCCATGGTCGGTTCCATCGGCGTGATCAGCGGCGGGTTCGGGTTCACCGGCCTGCTGGAGCGGTTCGGCATCGAGCGGCGGCTGCACACCGCGGGGACGAACAAGTCCCGGCTCGACCCGTTCAGCCCGGAGAAGCCGGAAGACGTCGAGTGGCTGAAGAAGATGCACGGCCAGCTCCACGAGCTGTTCGTCGACTGGGTCACCGAACGCCGGGGAGACCGGCTTTCCGGCTCCGACGACCTGTTCAACGGCGACGTCTGGCTGGGCGCCCGCGCGGTCGAGCTCGGCCTGATCGACGGGGTCGGCAGCCTGCGCCAGGTGGTCACCGAGCGGTACCCGGACGCCGAGATCGCGATCGCCGAACCGAAGAAGCCGCTGCTGGCGAGGCTCGGCATCGGTGCTCCGGCCGCGGCGAGCGCGCTGCTCGACGCCGTCCAGCACAAGGCCGCCTGGAGCCGCTTCGGCCTCTGA
- a CDS encoding serine hydrolase domain-containing protein, whose translation MRGSGKLVAGALAGVLLAGASAGTAAAAGDPVRAAVGNLVAEGGFPGAVALVRNGGAVSRFGAGYANPATREAAGPHHRFRIASNTKAFVATVVLQLAGEGALSLDDPVERRLPGVVRGSGYAPEKITLRMLLNHTSGVHDPLDPHFFDPYLVKGNRAHVITPSEVIRRSLADPPSFAPGAAVKYSNTGYLLLGKVIEKVTRDDVREEIQRRVLDPLGLRRTDFPLRSPFLPGPHLHGYDLGGQDMTVFSPSYDWTAGAMVSTVDDLATFHRALLAGRLLAPAQQAELERLVPYGEFGAYGAGVETLNLPCPGGSKTVWGNTGAGPGFYSVSMSTEDGSKQIVLALNVYDLAKDVAHEAPLPSSPLPAVAAALC comes from the coding sequence ATGCGCGGATCGGGGAAACTCGTGGCGGGGGCGCTGGCGGGGGTCCTGCTGGCGGGCGCGTCGGCGGGGACGGCGGCCGCGGCCGGGGATCCGGTGCGCGCGGCGGTCGGGAACCTGGTCGCCGAAGGGGGTTTTCCGGGAGCGGTCGCCTTGGTCCGAAACGGTGGGGCGGTCTCGCGCTTCGGCGCCGGGTACGCGAACCCGGCCACGCGCGAAGCCGCGGGGCCGCACCACCGGTTCCGGATCGCCAGCAACACCAAGGCGTTCGTCGCCACGGTCGTCCTGCAACTGGCGGGCGAAGGCGCGCTCTCGCTCGACGATCCGGTGGAGCGGCGGCTGCCCGGCGTCGTGCGCGGATCGGGCTACGCGCCGGAAAAGATCACTCTGCGCATGCTGCTGAACCACACGAGCGGCGTGCACGATCCGCTGGATCCGCACTTCTTCGACCCGTACCTGGTCAAGGGGAACCGGGCGCACGTCATCACGCCGTCGGAGGTGATCCGGCGGTCGCTGGCCGACCCGCCCTCGTTCGCGCCGGGCGCTGCCGTGAAGTACTCGAACACCGGATATCTGCTGCTGGGCAAGGTGATCGAGAAGGTCACCCGCGACGACGTCCGCGAGGAGATCCAGCGGCGGGTCCTCGATCCGCTCGGCCTCCGCCGGACGGACTTCCCGCTCCGGTCGCCGTTCCTGCCCGGCCCGCATCTGCACGGTTACGACCTGGGCGGGCAGGACATGACCGTGTTCAGCCCGTCGTATGACTGGACCGCGGGCGCGATGGTCTCGACCGTCGACGATCTCGCGACGTTCCATCGCGCGCTGCTGGCAGGACGGCTGCTGGCGCCCGCGCAACAGGCCGAACTCGAACGGCTGGTGCCGTACGGCGAGTTCGGCGCGTACGGCGCCGGCGTCGAGACGCTCAACCTGCCCTGTCCTGGCGGATCGAAGACGGTTTGGGGGAACACCGGGGCCGGGCCGGGGTTCTACAGCGTCTCGATGAGCACCGAGGACGGCTCGAAACAGATCGTGCTGGCGCTCAACGTGTACGACCTGGCGAAGGACGTGGCGCACGAGGCCCCGCTGCCGAGCAGCCCGCTTCCGGCGGTCGCCGCCGCCCTCTGTTGA